One part of the Gemmatimonadaceae bacterium genome encodes these proteins:
- a CDS encoding 3-hydroxybutyryl-CoA dehydrogenase, with protein sequence MVEIVRVGIVGGGLMGSGIAQVSALAGFDTVVREIDDRATERTRSAIERSLAKGVEKGKVDATDAQAAMGRLRVASDLEVLADRDLVLEAIVESLDAKQALWRALDPMVGAGAIFATNTSSLSVAEQAAVTRRADRFVGLHFFNPVPVLRLVEVVRSVATSEATLATATAWVRRLGKEPIVARDTPGFVVNLLLVPYMLDAIRAFEGGVASIGDIDRGMQLGAAMPSGPLALCDTVGLDTLERVADVMHRASGEPRHAPPALLHRLVQGGKLGRKSGCGFYDYTTDPPTPTALAG encoded by the coding sequence ATGGTCGAGATCGTACGCGTCGGGATCGTCGGGGGCGGCCTCATGGGCTCCGGGATCGCACAGGTCAGCGCGCTGGCGGGTTTCGACACCGTCGTGAGGGAGATCGACGATCGGGCGACTGAACGCACGCGGTCGGCCATCGAGCGCTCCCTCGCCAAGGGTGTGGAGAAGGGCAAGGTCGACGCGACCGACGCGCAGGCAGCGATGGGTCGCCTCCGCGTGGCGAGCGACCTCGAGGTACTGGCCGACCGCGATCTCGTGTTAGAGGCGATCGTAGAGTCGCTCGATGCCAAGCAGGCGCTCTGGCGTGCGCTCGACCCGATGGTCGGCGCGGGCGCCATCTTCGCCACCAACACCTCGAGCCTGTCGGTCGCGGAACAAGCGGCCGTCACGCGGCGAGCTGATCGCTTCGTCGGACTCCACTTCTTCAATCCCGTTCCCGTGTTGCGCCTCGTGGAGGTCGTGCGTAGCGTGGCAACGAGTGAAGCGACGCTGGCCACGGCGACGGCATGGGTGCGTCGGCTCGGCAAGGAACCGATCGTCGCGCGCGACACTCCGGGTTTTGTGGTGAACCTCCTGCTCGTGCCCTACATGCTGGATGCCATCCGGGCGTTCGAGGGCGGCGTGGCGTCGATCGGGGACATCGACCGCGGCATGCAGCTCGGCGCGGCGATGCCGAGCGGGCCGCTTGCGCTGTGCGACACCGTGGGGCTCGACACCCTGGAGCGCGTGGCCGACGTGATGCATCGGGCCTCGGGTGAACCGCGCCACGCGCCGCCGGCGTTGTTGCACCGCCTGGTGCAGGGCGGGAAACTCGGCCGGAAGAGCGGGTGCGGCTTCTACGACTACACCACGGACCCGCCGACGCCGACGGCGCTCGCCGGATGA
- a CDS encoding response regulator transcription factor — translation MTIRLVIVDDHTIVREGIRQAVVASTDIAVIGEASDGTSALALVDTLRPDVVLLDITMPGMSGLDVVRTLRERGDATRVLMLSVHDDAGYVLASLRNGAQGYVRKDTTPADLRAAIIAVHAGDGYFSPAIAQRLATSVREGQGAAARPPLAASIDALTNREREVLGLLGRGLLNKEVAASLGISVRTVEAHRESIMRKLDVRSVAGLTRVAIAAGLTGD, via the coding sequence ATGACGATCCGCCTCGTCATCGTCGACGACCACACGATCGTGCGCGAAGGGATCCGCCAGGCGGTGGTCGCGTCGACGGATATCGCGGTGATCGGCGAAGCCTCGGACGGTACGAGCGCGCTGGCACTCGTCGACACGTTGCGGCCGGACGTCGTGCTGCTCGACATCACGATGCCGGGCATGTCGGGCCTCGACGTGGTGCGCACGCTGCGCGAGCGTGGCGATGCCACGCGCGTACTCATGCTGAGCGTACACGACGACGCGGGGTACGTGCTCGCCAGCCTCCGCAACGGTGCACAGGGCTACGTGCGCAAGGACACCACCCCGGCCGACCTGCGGGCCGCGATCATCGCCGTCCACGCTGGGGATGGATACTTCAGCCCGGCAATCGCGCAGCGCCTGGCCACCTCCGTACGCGAAGGCCAGGGCGCGGCGGCCCGGCCACCCCTTGCCGCGTCGATCGACGCGCTCACCAACCGCGAGCGCGAGGTCCTTGGACTGCTCGGCCGAGGACTTCTGAACAAAGAGGTCGCGGCCTCGCTTGGCATCAGCGTGCGTACGGTGGAGGCCCACCGGGAGTCGATCATGCGCAAGCTGGACGTCCGCAGCGTGGCAGGGCTCACGCGCGTGGCGATTGCCGCCGGGCTCACCGGGGACTGA
- a CDS encoding RNA polymerase sigma factor yields the protein MKNTVPAPLVESIEADQEIITKVLSGNRDAFGVLIQRYSDPLYRHALGMTGSPDVAEDILQMSFIKAYHHLAEVRGRFDAWVFRIVANGCKDWLKNIRRTHLSYEEDDQPTSYATPEEELDRTELRGDLDSALSALPASLREAFIMKHVEGRSYEEMADLLATTVGALKMRVHRAREALQALLEEKYA from the coding sequence GTGAAGAACACGGTGCCCGCCCCCCTGGTCGAGTCGATCGAGGCCGACCAGGAGATCATCACGAAGGTGCTATCGGGCAATCGAGACGCCTTCGGGGTATTGATCCAGCGATACAGCGACCCGCTCTACCGGCATGCCCTGGGCATGACGGGGAGTCCTGATGTCGCGGAGGACATCCTCCAGATGTCCTTCATCAAGGCGTACCATCACCTCGCCGAGGTGCGTGGGCGCTTCGATGCCTGGGTATTCCGCATCGTGGCCAACGGGTGCAAGGACTGGCTGAAGAACATTCGCCGGACGCACCTGAGCTACGAGGAGGACGACCAGCCGACGTCGTATGCGACGCCGGAAGAGGAGCTGGATCGGACAGAACTTCGGGGCGACCTGGATTCGGCGTTGTCGGCACTGCCGGCATCCCTGCGCGAGGCCTTCATCATGAAGCACGTCGAAGGCCGTTCGTACGAGGAGATGGCAGACCTGTTGGCGACCACAGTTGGAGCGCTCAAGATGCGCGTACATCGCGCGCGTGAGGCGCTCCAGGCACTCTTGGAGGAGAAGTACGCCTGA
- a CDS encoding ArgE/DapE family deacylase encodes MLRALVRTDSRNPRLVPGAAGEGAVANLLAEVLTAWGFRVELQLVAPGRPNVIARIGPSGGRRLMFNGHIDVVDSSGMIHAPFDAELRAGRLYGRGASDMKGGVASMCAAAARAADRLEGEVVVAAVVDEEFASEGTRALLASGVDADAAIVTEPTLLCIGPAHRGFTWIELTFRGRAAHGSRYDLGADAIAHAGAVLHELETLQRDVLDRRTHALLGHASLHASTIEGGAGWSTYPDRCVLRVERRTLPGETAEAVLGEFDAACVRARVRFPELDVAVREVLTQDPSDVPVTAPVVRALASALGAEGMEPCVAGVTAWTDAALLNAAGVPAVCFGPGDMGLAHADEEYIEVAQVERATRVLARLAVDWFREVR; translated from the coding sequence CTGCTTCGGGCGCTGGTGCGCACCGACTCACGCAATCCGCGCCTGGTCCCTGGCGCGGCGGGTGAGGGCGCCGTCGCCAATCTCCTGGCGGAGGTCCTCACGGCGTGGGGCTTTCGCGTGGAGCTTCAGCTGGTGGCCCCGGGTCGGCCGAACGTGATCGCCCGGATCGGTCCCTCGGGCGGGCGTCGGCTGATGTTCAACGGGCACATCGACGTCGTGGACTCGTCAGGCATGATCCACGCACCCTTCGATGCCGAGCTGCGCGCAGGGCGGCTGTACGGCCGCGGCGCCAGCGACATGAAGGGTGGCGTAGCCTCGATGTGCGCCGCGGCGGCGCGCGCTGCCGACCGGCTCGAGGGCGAAGTCGTCGTGGCCGCGGTCGTGGACGAGGAGTTCGCCAGTGAAGGCACGCGCGCCCTCCTGGCGTCCGGCGTCGATGCCGATGCGGCCATCGTGACCGAACCAACACTCCTCTGCATCGGCCCGGCGCACCGCGGCTTCACGTGGATCGAGCTGACGTTCCGCGGCCGCGCCGCCCATGGCAGTCGATACGACCTCGGCGCCGATGCCATCGCCCACGCAGGCGCGGTGCTCCACGAACTCGAGACGCTCCAGCGCGACGTGCTCGACCGCCGCACGCACGCCCTGCTTGGCCACGCGTCGCTCCACGCCTCGACCATCGAAGGCGGCGCCGGCTGGTCGACCTACCCTGACCGCTGTGTGTTGCGCGTGGAGCGTCGTACCTTGCCCGGGGAAACGGCCGAGGCGGTGCTGGGCGAGTTCGACGCCGCGTGTGTGCGCGCGCGGGTTCGGTTTCCCGAACTCGACGTCGCGGTGCGTGAGGTCCTGACGCAGGATCCGAGCGACGTGCCGGTCACCGCGCCGGTCGTGCGCGCCCTCGCGTCCGCACTCGGCGCCGAAGGAATGGAGCCGTGCGTCGCCGGCGTGACCGCGTGGACCGATGCCGCGCTACTCAATGCTGCGGGGGTGCCGGCTGTGTGCTTCGGTCCCGGTGACATGGGGCTGGCGCACGCGGACGAGGAGTACATCGAAGTGGCGCAGGTGGAACGGGCGACGCGGGTGCTCGCCCGACTGGCCGTGGACTGGTTCCGGGAGGTTCGTTAG
- a CDS encoding Spy/CpxP family protein refolding chaperone, protein MRRTTWLCAAVLVAAAACSTEPTSPPPTRQDSEGIDLVQDLGTSTAAVTDRGGIGGSELPDSLKLTADQKAQIAALHEAYKAATKADVQLLMQIEAEARAAREAGKSREEVRKILARAAEPLARVRAAFVKLQADIWAVYTPAQRAWIASRRPTVCRDSVRLTEAQVKAIRELKVAFEASIKEHIATIKAVHEEARAARAAGKSAEEIRRILARAEPAMQAIRAAELRLKQAINDILTPEQRNNPCTLRGLNG, encoded by the coding sequence ATGAGACGCACCACGTGGCTCTGCGCCGCCGTCCTTGTCGCTGCCGCTGCCTGCTCGACCGAACCCACGAGTCCGCCGCCGACCCGGCAGGACAGTGAGGGGATCGACCTGGTGCAGGATCTCGGAACGTCGACCGCGGCGGTGACCGATCGCGGTGGCATCGGCGGATCGGAGCTGCCGGACAGCCTCAAGCTCACCGCGGACCAGAAGGCACAGATTGCCGCGCTGCACGAAGCCTACAAGGCCGCAACCAAAGCGGACGTGCAGCTGCTGATGCAGATCGAGGCCGAGGCCAGGGCGGCCCGCGAGGCCGGCAAGTCGCGCGAGGAAGTGCGAAAGATCCTGGCGCGGGCCGCGGAGCCGCTGGCACGCGTGCGCGCCGCCTTCGTGAAGTTGCAGGCCGACATCTGGGCGGTGTACACGCCCGCGCAGCGCGCCTGGATCGCCTCGCGCCGACCGACCGTCTGCCGGGACAGCGTGAGGCTGACCGAGGCACAGGTGAAGGCCATCCGCGAACTCAAGGTCGCGTTCGAGGCGTCGATCAAGGAGCACATCGCGACGATCAAGGCGGTGCACGAAGAAGCCCGTGCCGCGCGTGCGGCGGGGAAGAGCGCCGAAGAAATCCGACGGATCCTGGCGCGAGCCGAACCGGCGATGCAGGCGATCCGCGCCGCCGAGCTTCGACTCAAGCAGGCGATCAACGACATCCTCACCCCCGAGCAACGGAACAATCCCTGCACGCTGCGCGGCCTCAACGGCTGA
- a CDS encoding CoA transferase encodes MSRVLAGPICAMTLGDLGADVIKVERPGSGDESRGWGPPFDERGESAYYLCCNRNKLGVALSLDQPDDLATLRRLIEGADVVLDNFKRGTLERRGLDPETCLAASPRLIWCTLTGFGPDSGRLGYDYVVQAESGWMAITGEPDGDPMKTGVALADVLAGKDAAIAILGALAARGAGSAGGPEARRLFISLAHSATAALVNVAQNALVSGAEARRWGNAHPNLVPYQLFRAADRGLVLAVGNDAQWQACCRTLELPELASDARLATNAGRLAHREAVVAALATRLRTLSAADWQSRLDANGVPCGVIRTVLEALQEVTSSPLTGVTPSVPGTVRRPPPRLDEHGTRVRAEGWGVFA; translated from the coding sequence TTGAGCAGAGTTCTTGCTGGTCCGATATGCGCGATGACGCTGGGCGACCTTGGCGCGGACGTCATCAAGGTCGAACGACCCGGGTCCGGGGACGAGTCGAGGGGCTGGGGGCCACCCTTCGACGAGCGTGGCGAAAGTGCCTACTATCTCTGTTGCAACCGCAACAAACTCGGCGTCGCGCTGAGCTTGGATCAACCGGATGACCTCGCCACTCTGCGCCGGCTCATCGAGGGAGCCGACGTCGTCCTCGACAACTTCAAGCGCGGGACACTGGAGCGCCGCGGTCTGGATCCGGAGACCTGTCTGGCCGCCAGTCCGCGACTCATCTGGTGTACGCTGACCGGATTCGGTCCGGACTCCGGGCGTCTCGGGTACGACTACGTCGTACAGGCCGAATCGGGTTGGATGGCGATCACCGGCGAACCGGATGGCGACCCGATGAAAACGGGGGTGGCGCTGGCCGACGTCCTGGCGGGTAAAGACGCCGCCATCGCGATCCTCGGCGCGCTCGCGGCACGCGGTGCTGGTTCCGCTGGCGGCCCGGAAGCGCGTCGTCTGTTCATCTCGCTGGCGCACTCGGCCACCGCCGCCCTGGTGAACGTGGCGCAGAACGCCCTGGTCTCTGGCGCCGAGGCCAGGCGCTGGGGCAACGCGCACCCCAATCTGGTTCCGTACCAGCTCTTCCGGGCCGCGGATCGGGGGCTGGTGCTTGCCGTGGGGAACGATGCCCAGTGGCAGGCCTGCTGTCGCACGCTCGAGTTGCCGGAGCTGGCATCCGACGCGCGCCTGGCGACCAACGCCGGCCGATTGGCTCACCGCGAGGCCGTGGTCGCGGCCCTGGCTACGCGACTCCGTACGCTTTCGGCCGCCGACTGGCAGTCGCGGCTCGACGCGAACGGGGTTCCATGCGGCGTCATCCGGACCGTGCTGGAAGCCCTGCAGGAGGTCACCAGCTCGCCGCTGACCGGGGTGACCCCGTCGGTACCCGGGACGGTGCGGCGTCCGCCACCGCGACTCGATGAGCACGGTACGCGCGTGCGTGCAGAGGGCTGGGGCGTGTTCGCCTAA
- a CDS encoding zinc ribbon domain-containing protein, which translates to MDDLDRLYRRLVLNVRASAPQFLGASFEVAQLYQELVPYRTSRRELGFTAVDEYELALCQLLAGSRGLLDGDAEMQAALRRELESPNPDLSAYRAFATATVRFVEAPLREAMLRPTPDEARAAGAAAASPIEHATLAGRPTEKVETPPASPPPDRHRDTARPPALPPEPPPAPTLSPAEQRRAPAAPQDPAMPVSRPNPIRPRSGEACHYCGTGLPEGRSITFCPGCGHNLTIQHCPACNTELEVGWKFCVTCGRQV; encoded by the coding sequence ATGGACGATCTCGACCGCCTCTACCGCCGGCTCGTGCTCAACGTGCGCGCCAGCGCACCGCAATTCCTCGGCGCGTCGTTCGAGGTCGCGCAGCTGTACCAGGAACTCGTGCCGTACCGCACGAGTCGTCGCGAGCTCGGATTCACAGCGGTCGACGAATACGAACTCGCGCTCTGCCAGCTCCTGGCGGGTTCGCGCGGACTGCTGGACGGCGACGCGGAGATGCAGGCCGCGCTGCGCCGGGAACTCGAGTCACCCAACCCCGACCTCTCCGCGTACCGCGCGTTCGCGACCGCGACGGTGCGATTCGTGGAAGCGCCGCTGCGCGAGGCGATGCTGCGGCCAACGCCCGATGAGGCCAGGGCCGCGGGCGCGGCCGCCGCGTCGCCGATCGAACACGCCACGCTCGCCGGTCGACCCACGGAGAAGGTCGAGACGCCGCCCGCCAGTCCACCACCCGATCGTCACCGCGACACGGCACGCCCGCCGGCCTTGCCGCCCGAGCCGCCACCGGCACCGACGCTCAGTCCCGCTGAACAGCGACGTGCCCCAGCTGCACCACAGGATCCCGCAATGCCCGTGTCTCGTCCGAACCCGATCCGCCCCCGCTCCGGAGAAGCCTGTCACTACTGCGGCACGGGGCTCCCCGAGGGCCGTAGCATCACGTTCTGCCCGGGGTGCGGACACAACCTGACCATCCAGCACTGCCCCGCGTGCAACACCGAGCTGGAAGTCGGCTGGAAGTTCTGCGTCACCTGCGGACGTCAGGTGTGA
- a CDS encoding ribonuclease HI: MSAELPLLAIYADESCLGNGREGENPGGAGALIEYRTSDGMQVRRDLWIAEPATTNNRMALRSVIESFTAIGRKGSRFRVTFVTDSRYIVDGMTRWVHDWARRDWRRKSGPIENLELWREAVRAARDHQVAWTWVRGHNGHAQNEYANDLAVRAARSLTSSDGLVESGFDAWLASTRGAGMAGALEAFPDGARFRAAPALP; this comes from the coding sequence GTGAGCGCCGAGCTGCCTTTGCTGGCCATCTACGCCGACGAGTCCTGCCTCGGGAACGGTCGCGAGGGCGAAAACCCCGGCGGGGCCGGCGCGCTGATCGAGTACCGCACCAGTGACGGTATGCAGGTGCGCCGCGACCTGTGGATCGCCGAGCCGGCGACGACCAACAACCGGATGGCCCTGCGATCGGTCATCGAGTCCTTCACCGCCATCGGGCGCAAGGGTTCGCGGTTCCGCGTGACGTTCGTGACCGATTCGCGCTACATCGTCGACGGCATGACCCGGTGGGTGCACGACTGGGCCCGACGTGACTGGCGCCGGAAGTCCGGCCCCATCGAGAACCTCGAACTCTGGCGCGAAGCGGTGCGCGCCGCGCGCGACCACCAGGTGGCATGGACCTGGGTTCGCGGTCACAACGGCCATGCACAGAACGAATACGCCAACGATCTCGCGGTGCGAGCGGCCCGATCCCTCACCTCGTCGGACGGACTCGTGGAGAGCGGGTTCGATGCCTGGCTGGCCAGCACTCGGGGGGCCGGAATGGCCGGCGCGCTCGAAGCCTTCCCGGACGGCGCCCGGTTTCGCGCGGCCCCCGCGTTACCATGA
- a CDS encoding TonB-dependent receptor, whose translation MRPWIRWGLAGFTLIAPALVAAQASGRVSGRVVDGATGRPLAGAEVLELGTTRATRADSAGAWTMEISNDGAARLRVRHPGHAYRDLTLAAGDSIQVALAPVARSLDAIIVTASRREQRLAESAVETALIDRTALRRSGAADLGAVLAEQSGLNVDGGIPAGAGVQMRGFDSRRVLILLDGQPLVGRVAGNFDLSRLPVSLVERVEVVKGPQSTLYGSDALGGVVNIITRRAEAVGWSAGLSSGAGTQGRLEGAGDLRWRRGDVGLSVDGGARTIDLVPGLTGENGTYARRVNGMTSLVWDVTSSTRLTGSMLGIGESQRYRTGQLYRFADNQQWAGRVMGERTMARGRLSATLHGASFTHLSRASTTGAPVSRDGEDDRQELWQGEVLWNAALEGVAVDAGVQARHERITADRVLDRRRDVSSAEPFAQATWSRGAFTLVPGARLTLSDQWGRFVAPRLAMMWRPRSEVAVRLSGGRGFRAPDFKELYLDFVNTAAGYAVTGNPDLRPERSASASLGAEWTGRRLWARATGWATTYRDFIETSEPDAAGTFVYRNLDRGSMQGIEFEAGVASGAWQLDGGVDVLRSRDRATGTPLLGRSRFVARSTLGGPVLGRLRGGASLVYTGRTPIEREASGAVVERGGWARVDARLTQPLPTGLTWSVGVTNLLDRSMGTAWPGFTGRQFVTGLEWRRE comes from the coding sequence ATGCGCCCATGGATTCGCTGGGGGCTCGCGGGGTTCACCCTGATCGCCCCCGCGCTCGTTGCCGCTCAGGCCTCCGGGCGCGTCAGCGGCCGCGTCGTGGATGGTGCCACGGGTCGTCCGCTGGCCGGCGCCGAGGTCCTGGAGCTGGGCACCACGCGGGCGACGCGCGCCGACTCGGCGGGCGCGTGGACGATGGAGATATCAAACGATGGCGCCGCGCGCCTCCGCGTGCGCCATCCCGGTCACGCGTACCGCGATCTCACGCTCGCCGCCGGTGACTCGATCCAGGTGGCGCTGGCGCCGGTGGCTCGTTCGCTCGACGCGATCATCGTCACCGCCTCGCGGCGCGAGCAGCGGCTTGCCGAGAGCGCGGTCGAGACGGCGCTGATCGACCGGACCGCGCTGCGACGGTCCGGAGCGGCCGACCTTGGTGCGGTGCTGGCCGAGCAGTCGGGCCTGAACGTCGATGGCGGGATCCCGGCCGGTGCCGGGGTGCAGATGCGGGGCTTCGACTCGCGTCGCGTGCTGATTCTGCTCGATGGCCAGCCGCTGGTCGGTCGCGTCGCAGGGAACTTCGATCTTTCGCGGCTTCCGGTGTCGCTCGTGGAGCGGGTCGAGGTGGTGAAGGGACCGCAGTCCACGCTGTACGGGAGCGATGCGCTGGGCGGTGTGGTGAACATCATCACGCGACGCGCCGAGGCCGTGGGCTGGTCGGCGGGGCTCTCGTCAGGCGCGGGGACCCAGGGACGACTGGAGGGTGCCGGCGACCTGCGCTGGCGCCGCGGCGACGTCGGGCTGTCGGTCGACGGTGGGGCTCGCACGATCGATCTCGTGCCCGGCCTCACCGGGGAGAACGGCACATACGCGAGGCGCGTGAATGGGATGACCTCGCTCGTATGGGACGTCACGTCCTCCACCCGACTGACCGGGAGCATGCTCGGCATAGGTGAGTCGCAGCGGTACCGCACAGGCCAGCTCTATCGGTTCGCCGACAATCAGCAGTGGGCCGGCCGCGTGATGGGGGAGCGGACCATGGCACGTGGACGCCTCTCGGCGACGCTGCACGGTGCGTCGTTCACGCACCTGTCGCGGGCCAGCACGACCGGTGCGCCGGTGAGCCGTGACGGCGAGGACGATCGACAGGAACTGTGGCAGGGCGAGGTCCTGTGGAATGCGGCGCTCGAAGGGGTGGCCGTGGATGCGGGGGTCCAGGCGCGCCACGAACGCATCACGGCCGACCGGGTGCTGGATCGACGGCGCGACGTGTCGAGCGCGGAGCCGTTTGCGCAGGCGACGTGGTCGCGTGGAGCCTTCACGCTCGTGCCGGGAGCGCGCCTGACGCTGAGTGACCAGTGGGGCCGATTCGTCGCGCCGCGCCTGGCGATGATGTGGCGTCCGCGGTCCGAGGTCGCCGTGCGACTCTCGGGCGGCCGCGGCTTTCGCGCTCCCGACTTCAAGGAGTTGTACCTCGACTTCGTCAACACGGCGGCGGGATACGCGGTCACCGGCAACCCCGACCTGCGCCCCGAGCGTTCGGCGTCGGCGTCGTTAGGCGCCGAATGGACCGGCCGCCGCCTCTGGGCCAGGGCCACCGGGTGGGCGACCACCTACCGCGACTTCATCGAGACGAGCGAGCCCGACGCGGCCGGCACGTTTGTCTATCGCAACCTCGATCGCGGCAGCATGCAGGGCATCGAGTTCGAGGCCGGGGTGGCGTCAGGTGCCTGGCAGCTCGACGGCGGCGTCGACGTGCTTCGCTCGCGTGATCGTGCCACGGGAACGCCACTGCTCGGGCGTTCGCGCTTCGTCGCGCGGAGCACACTCGGCGGGCCCGTGCTTGGTCGCCTCCGCGGCGGCGCCTCGCTCGTCTACACCGGCCGCACGCCGATCGAGCGTGAGGCGTCGGGTGCGGTGGTGGAGCGTGGTGGCTGGGCACGGGTCGACGCGCGCCTCACGCAGCCGTTACCGACCGGCCTCACCTGGTCGGTTGGTGTCACCAACCTGCTGGACCGCTCCATGGGCACCGCGTGGCCCGGCTTCACAGGCCGGCAGTTCGTGACGGGGCTGGAGTGGCGGCGCGAGTAA
- a CDS encoding carboxypeptidase regulatory-like domain-containing protein, with protein sequence MIARAALVGSALLTLLGREAPARWQAPRITGVVYDSIAGTVLRGASVQLLPLEPSRQAEGRRTTESDSAGRYTLVDVPAGRYLIGFFHAKLDSLGIDLPVRRIDVRLAAEQVVDLATPSAGTVIAGWCGAAGARPDAGAILGFVRDVASAELLAGATVAAQWSAISIGPGGARAGVQEAAAPTSGTGWFRLCGVPRGGILLLHAVSDVDSSALLELDVPAHGLLLRDIMIHRRASSADAPSTIVSGIVRDRSGQGLPGVRVRLYGHDAETRTSATGEFRLGATAAGTQLLDARLIGFVPARRVVDVSPVTGARVDLTMADFPTEIDTVRVMTAFARRTDLLAGFERRRRLGHGTFLDPDQVEQRRPLVFTDLVRGLPGVQVRSVDQMTRQVEMRGASGEVCVPALVVDGVRVPVLDMSVDDVIPADLVKAVEVYPRRIQAPPEYQTPECGSVVVWTGVRGWLARGLRAAGRRP encoded by the coding sequence ATGATCGCGCGCGCCGCACTCGTCGGGAGCGCGTTGCTCACCCTGCTGGGTCGCGAGGCCCCGGCACGCTGGCAGGCGCCGCGGATCACTGGCGTGGTCTACGACAGCATTGCCGGCACGGTGCTCCGGGGTGCGAGCGTTCAGCTGCTACCGCTGGAACCCTCGCGCCAGGCGGAGGGGCGTCGGACGACCGAAAGCGACAGCGCGGGCCGGTACACGCTCGTCGACGTACCGGCCGGGCGGTACCTGATCGGATTCTTCCACGCCAAGCTCGATTCGTTAGGCATCGACCTCCCGGTGCGCCGGATCGACGTGCGCCTGGCGGCCGAACAGGTCGTTGACCTCGCGACGCCATCGGCCGGCACGGTGATCGCCGGCTGGTGCGGCGCGGCCGGTGCGCGACCGGACGCGGGGGCGATCCTCGGATTCGTGCGCGACGTCGCCAGCGCAGAGTTGCTCGCGGGAGCGACGGTGGCGGCGCAATGGAGTGCGATCAGTATTGGCCCGGGTGGCGCCCGGGCCGGCGTGCAGGAAGCGGCCGCACCGACCAGCGGGACGGGGTGGTTCCGGCTCTGCGGCGTCCCGCGTGGCGGTATCCTGCTCCTCCACGCGGTGAGCGATGTCGATTCGAGCGCACTCCTCGAGCTCGACGTGCCCGCGCACGGGTTGCTCCTGCGCGACATCATGATCCATCGCCGGGCATCGAGTGCCGATGCGCCGTCCACCATCGTGAGCGGCATCGTGCGCGACCGGTCGGGGCAGGGGTTGCCCGGTGTGCGCGTGCGCCTGTATGGACACGACGCGGAGACGCGAACGAGTGCGACCGGCGAGTTTCGACTCGGCGCGACCGCCGCGGGGACGCAGCTCCTCGATGCACGGCTCATCGGATTCGTTCCTGCCCGTCGCGTGGTGGACGTGTCGCCGGTGACCGGCGCGCGCGTGGACCTCACCATGGCCGACTTTCCGACGGAGATCGACACCGTGCGCGTCATGACCGCTTTCGCGCGACGCACGGATCTCCTCGCCGGCTTCGAGCGGCGCCGACGCCTGGGGCACGGGACGTTCCTTGATCCCGACCAGGTGGAGCAACGCCGCCCGCTCGTGTTCACGGACCTCGTGCGCGGACTCCCCGGCGTCCAGGTGCGCAGCGTGGATCAGATGACGCGACAGGTCGAGATGCGTGGCGCGTCCGGGGAGGTCTGCGTTCCGGCGCTCGTGGTCGACGGCGTGCGGGTCCCCGTGCTCGACATGAGCGTCGATGATGTGATTCCGGCCGACCTCGTGAAGGCCGTCGAGGTATACCCGCGCCGCATCCAGGCGCCGCCGGAGTACCAAACTCCCGAGTGCGGGAGCGTCGTGGTATGGACGGGGGTCCGCGGGTGGCTGGCGCGAGGGTTGCGCGCCGCGGGGCGCCGGCCGTGA